In the Gymnodinialimonas sp. 202GB13-11 genome, one interval contains:
- a CDS encoding SPOR domain-containing protein, translating to MSSMTQHRPTPRIRLALALVPLMALSACMGEDGEFFGSRNADADGPAPIGATRLVERDVEAPEIFEETTEGLWDGRPSLGGVWVAHPDVGDPERVIIRNDENGRFVIGALFRRERDHPGPTLQISSDAAAALGVLAGDPTILNVTALRREEVAETAEGAPDALAPGEDIAASAAAAEITATPLDGAEDIASAAAAAIDAADPAPQPEAARTPAASDLENPYVQIGIFSVQENATNTGQALRSVGLEPTIYDQSSNGRQFWRVVVGPANTAETRDAILESVQGLGFDDAFFVSR from the coding sequence ATGAGCAGTATGACACAACACCGCCCCACGCCCCGAATCCGTCTGGCGCTTGCGCTTGTGCCACTGATGGCCCTGTCCGCCTGTATGGGTGAGGACGGCGAATTCTTCGGCTCCCGCAATGCTGATGCCGACGGCCCCGCGCCCATCGGTGCAACCCGCCTTGTCGAACGCGACGTCGAGGCACCTGAAATCTTTGAAGAAACCACCGAAGGCCTGTGGGATGGACGCCCCTCGCTGGGTGGTGTCTGGGTCGCGCACCCCGATGTTGGCGACCCCGAGCGCGTGATCATCCGCAACGATGAAAACGGTCGTTTCGTGATCGGCGCGCTCTTCCGCCGCGAACGCGATCACCCTGGCCCGACGCTCCAGATCTCGTCTGATGCCGCCGCCGCACTCGGCGTTCTGGCAGGCGATCCAACCATCTTGAACGTCACAGCCCTCCGCCGCGAAGAAGTGGCTGAGACCGCCGAAGGCGCGCCTGACGCACTGGCCCCGGGCGAAGACATCGCAGCCTCCGCCGCAGCAGCCGAGATCACGGCAACCCCGCTGGACGGCGCAGAAGACATCGCAAGCGCGGCCGCAGCCGCCATTGATGCAGCAGATCCGGCACCGCAGCCGGAAGCCGCGCGCACCCCGGCAGCCAGCGATCTTGAGAACCCTTACGTTCAGATCGGCATCTTCTCTGTGCAAGAAAACGCCACCAATACCGGGCAGGCCTTGCGCAGCGTTGGTCTAGAGCCCACAATCTATGACCAGTCGAGCAACGGTCGCCAATTCTGGCGCGTCGTGGTGGGCCCCGCAAATACTGCGGAAACCCGCGATGCGATCCTCGAAAGCGTGCAGGGGCTTGGCTTTGACGATGCCTTTTTCGTAAGTCGATAG
- a CDS encoding D-alanyl-D-alanine carboxypeptidase family protein, with protein MHSALLIRPAATLLAAVLFLLTAVTHLAAQGYETQARAAYVYDHASGQVLLELNADEALPPASMSKLMTLLMTFEALRDGRLTLETRVPVSEHAMSFGGSTMFLNTQDRPTIEELIRGVVIVSGNDASVALGEALSPDGTEEGFAEMMTQRARQLGMMNSTFANASGWPAEGHRMSMRDLGILSVRLIEEFPEYYHYFQETEFDYENRSPANRFNRNPLLGLGIGADGLKTGHTSEAGYGLAGSAIQGDRRVTFVITGLPSSEARAAESERIVTWAFRQFVMEDVVEPGVEIARAPVFLGAEESVGLAPAEGVEMLVPALLDPEIEANITYTSPLPAPVAAGDVVGELHIVQGVLGFEARVPVVAMADVARGGPMVRLRTAWGDVMGMVGGGDEAPVAEAAAN; from the coding sequence ATGCACAGCGCACTTCTGATCAGACCCGCCGCGACACTCCTCGCGGCGGTTTTGTTTTTGCTCACCGCCGTCACGCATCTCGCGGCGCAAGGCTATGAAACCCAGGCCCGCGCGGCCTATGTCTATGACCATGCATCGGGCCAAGTCCTGCTGGAGCTGAACGCAGATGAGGCCCTGCCGCCGGCTTCAATGTCCAAGCTGATGACGCTTCTGATGACGTTTGAAGCCCTTCGCGATGGCCGCCTGACGCTGGAAACCCGCGTGCCAGTCTCGGAACATGCGATGAGCTTTGGCGGCTCCACCATGTTCCTCAACACGCAAGACCGCCCAACGATCGAGGAATTGATCCGCGGCGTTGTGATCGTATCAGGCAATGACGCGTCAGTCGCACTCGGCGAAGCCCTCAGCCCCGATGGAACGGAAGAAGGCTTTGCCGAGATGATGACCCAACGCGCACGGCAGTTGGGCATGATGAACTCGACTTTCGCCAATGCCTCGGGCTGGCCAGCGGAAGGCCACCGCATGTCGATGCGCGACCTCGGCATTCTGTCGGTTCGCTTGATCGAAGAGTTCCCGGAATACTACCACTACTTTCAGGAAACCGAATTCGATTACGAAAACCGCTCCCCTGCCAATCGGTTCAACCGCAATCCCCTTCTAGGGCTGGGGATCGGCGCAGACGGTCTGAAAACCGGCCACACGTCCGAAGCGGGCTATGGCCTTGCAGGCTCTGCCATACAGGGCGATCGCCGTGTGACCTTTGTGATCACCGGCCTGCCTTCATCCGAGGCACGCGCCGCAGAATCCGAACGCATCGTGACATGGGCCTTCCGCCAATTCGTGATGGAAGACGTGGTCGAACCGGGTGTTGAAATCGCGCGTGCGCCCGTATTCCTTGGTGCGGAAGAGAGTGTTGGACTTGCCCCGGCCGAAGGTGTCGAAATGCTGGTCCCCGCCCTGCTGGACCCTGAGATCGAGGCCAATATCACTTACACCAGCCCCCTGCCCGCGCCTGTAGCCGCAGGCGACGTGGTGGGTGAACTGCACATCGTGCAGGGCGTTCTGGGGTTCGAGGCTCGCGTGCCTGTGGTTGCCATGGCCGACGTCGCGCGCGGTGGCCCAATGGTCCGCCTGCGCACCGCTTGGGGTGACGTGATGGGCATGGTCGGCGGTGGTGATGAGGCCCCGGTGGCAGAGGCTGCCGCAAACTAG
- the tmk gene encoding dTMP kinase produces the protein MSAHLGKFISLEGIDGSGKSTQARRLADWLNTQGRTAVLTREPGGAPGAEDIRRLLVEGDPDRWSPETEILLFTAARRDHLERTIRPALEAGRDVVTDRFADSTRVYQGATRGDLRGLVDQIHDDAIGVEPDLTLILDMDPAVALERGLARQSGEDRFEDFGLPFQQKLRAGFLALAKDYPDRCVVIDANTDPDTIADAIAQVVAKHLA, from the coding sequence ATGTCTGCTCACCTAGGTAAGTTCATCAGCCTTGAAGGCATCGACGGGTCCGGCAAGTCCACCCAAGCGCGCCGATTAGCCGATTGGCTGAACACTCAGGGGCGTACTGCGGTTTTGACGCGAGAGCCCGGTGGCGCTCCGGGGGCCGAGGATATCCGGCGTCTGCTGGTCGAAGGCGATCCCGACCGCTGGAGCCCTGAGACCGAAATCCTTCTTTTCACTGCCGCGCGTCGCGATCATCTGGAACGCACTATCCGCCCGGCTCTTGAAGCTGGCAGGGACGTCGTGACCGACAGATTTGCCGACTCCACCCGCGTGTATCAAGGTGCCACGCGCGGCGACTTACGGGGACTCGTGGACCAAATCCACGACGACGCCATCGGAGTGGAGCCTGACTTGACCCTGATCCTCGATATGGACCCTGCCGTTGCATTGGAACGCGGGCTGGCACGGCAAAGTGGCGAGGATCGGTTCGAAGACTTCGGCCTGCCGTTCCAGCAAAAGCTGCGAGCCGGCTTTCTGGCCTTGGCGAAGGATTATCCGGATCGTTGTGTGGTGATCGATGCCAACACTGATCCGGACACCATCGCAGACGCAATCGCCCAAGTGGTGGCCAAGCATCTGGCGTAA
- a CDS encoding DNA polymerase III subunit delta' — protein sequence MSDDAPLESDRLDGAPHPRETKRLFGHAGPEAEFLSAATSGRLPHGWLLTGPRGIGKATFAWRAARFLLATPPVSDDDMFGAPPPPESLDIDPEHPVARRMLALSEPGLFLLRRPVDDKDPKKLKTVITVDEVRGLKGFFQMSAGDGRRVVIVDSADEMNPSAANALLKELEEPPEGAVLFLISHRPSGLLPTIRSRCRTLRFNALEDADLAAALTQAGSEPPEGAALATLAQGSVGAAITLAEQGGPALYADITHLLETLPNMDRALALKLAESTAGKANEARFDLTLSLLETALSRAARLGATGQAPIEIVQNEAAILARLAPDPHRARDWANLAQSLTARARRGKAVNLDPAALIFDIFLDLDRTAARLAA from the coding sequence ATGTCCGACGACGCTCCACTCGAATCCGATCGCCTTGACGGTGCGCCTCACCCGCGTGAGACAAAGCGGCTCTTTGGTCATGCGGGGCCAGAGGCAGAGTTTCTGAGCGCCGCCACTTCTGGCCGCCTGCCCCATGGCTGGCTGTTGACCGGCCCGAGGGGCATTGGAAAGGCAACCTTCGCCTGGCGCGCGGCGCGGTTTCTGTTGGCGACACCGCCGGTCAGTGATGACGACATGTTCGGCGCACCGCCACCGCCTGAAAGCCTCGATATCGACCCCGAGCATCCCGTTGCCCGCCGGATGCTGGCTTTGTCCGAACCGGGGTTGTTCCTGCTCCGCCGCCCAGTGGACGACAAGGACCCCAAGAAGCTCAAAACGGTCATCACGGTTGACGAGGTCCGGGGCCTCAAGGGCTTCTTCCAGATGTCCGCAGGGGACGGCCGTCGTGTTGTGATCGTGGACAGCGCCGATGAGATGAACCCATCCGCCGCCAATGCGCTCTTGAAAGAGCTGGAGGAGCCACCCGAAGGCGCCGTCCTCTTCCTGATCTCCCACCGCCCCTCTGGCCTTTTGCCCACGATCCGCTCCCGCTGCCGTACCCTTCGGTTCAACGCGCTTGAAGATGCAGACCTCGCCGCGGCGCTCACTCAAGCCGGGTCGGAGCCACCCGAAGGCGCGGCACTGGCCACACTGGCGCAAGGCTCCGTCGGCGCGGCCATCACGCTTGCCGAGCAAGGCGGCCCGGCGCTCTATGCCGACATCACGCACCTACTGGAAACCCTGCCCAACATGGACCGCGCGCTGGCCCTCAAACTCGCCGAAAGCACGGCAGGCAAAGCCAATGAGGCTCGCTTCGACCTGACCCTCTCGCTTCTGGAAACCGCCCTTTCCCGCGCCGCCCGGCTCGGCGCCACAGGTCAGGCCCCCATCGAGATCGTCCAGAACGAAGCCGCAATCCTCGCCCGCCTCGCCCCGGACCCGCACAGGGCGCGCGACTGGGCCAACCTCGCGCAGTCCCTGACCGCCCGCGCCCGCCGCGGCAAGGCGGTCAACCTTGACCCCGCCGCGCTCATCTTCGATATCTTCCTCGATCTGGACCGCACCGCGGCCCGCCTTGCCGCGTGA
- a CDS encoding TatD family hydrolase — protein MSEPQIVDSHCHLDFDSLASELPEIVSRALDAGVTRMVTICTRLRNAPQVQAIADTHAPVFWAGGTHPMSAAEEPLATVEDLTTLAAHPKFVGIGETGLDYHYTAESKAIQQESLRIHIEAARQTNLPLIIHSRDADDDMARILTEEHRAAPYTCVMHCFSSSPELAQAALDLGFYLSMSGIAAFPKSQPLRDIFASAPVDRILVETDSPYLAPPPHRGKRNEPAFTAHTARVGAEIFGLSYEDFAAQTSANFDRLFWKAATATKAA, from the coding sequence ATGTCAGAGCCCCAAATCGTCGACAGCCACTGCCACCTCGATTTCGACAGCCTTGCGTCTGAGCTGCCCGAAATCGTCTCCCGCGCCCTCGACGCAGGCGTCACCCGCATGGTCACCATCTGCACCCGCCTGCGCAACGCGCCGCAAGTCCAAGCCATTGCAGACACCCACGCCCCCGTCTTCTGGGCCGGTGGCACCCACCCCATGTCCGCCGCCGAGGAGCCTTTGGCCACCGTCGAAGACCTCACCACCCTCGCCGCGCACCCCAAGTTCGTGGGCATCGGTGAGACCGGCCTCGACTACCACTACACGGCTGAAAGCAAGGCGATCCAACAGGAAAGCCTCCGCATCCATATTGAGGCCGCGCGCCAGACCAACCTGCCCCTCATCATCCATTCCCGCGATGCCGATGACGACATGGCCCGCATCCTGACCGAAGAACACCGCGCAGCCCCCTACACCTGCGTCATGCACTGCTTCAGCTCTTCGCCTGAGCTGGCCCAAGCCGCCCTCGACCTCGGCTTCTACCTCTCCATGTCCGGCATCGCCGCTTTCCCCAAATCGCAACCCCTCCGCGATATCTTCGCGAGCGCACCTGTCGACCGCATCCTCGTGGAAACCGACAGCCCCTACCTCGCCCCACCGCCCCATCGCGGCAAACGCAATGAGCCCGCCTTCACGGCCCACACCGCCCGCGTCGGCGCCGAAATCTTCGGCCTCTCCTACGAAGACTTCGCGGCCCAGACCTCCGCCAATTTTGATCGGCTGTTCTGGAAAGCCGCAACCGCGACAAAGGCCGCCTGA
- a CDS encoding MBL fold metallo-hydrolase, giving the protein MATLRFTILGCGSSGGVPRLGGHWGACDPDNPKNTRRRCSLLVERETENGTTAVLIDTSPDLRTQLLDAGIGRLDAVLYTHAHADHVHGLDDLRMIVFNMRARLPVYADGPTTNDLLNRFGYAFVQPPGSAYPPILDINSIDGDVTIDGPGGPITFTPFEVTHGNIDALGFRIGKVAYLPDVSDIPDTIWPALEGLDVWILDALRRDPHPSHSHLANSLEWIARAAPKRAVLTNMHIDLDYETVLAETPDNVEPAYDGMQIEVAG; this is encoded by the coding sequence ATGGCCACGCTGCGCTTCACCATCCTAGGTTGCGGCTCCTCCGGCGGCGTCCCGCGCCTCGGCGGCCATTGGGGTGCCTGCGATCCTGACAACCCGAAAAACACCCGCCGCCGCTGTTCGCTCCTCGTCGAACGCGAAACCGAAAACGGCACCACCGCCGTCCTCATCGACACCTCGCCTGACTTGCGAACGCAGCTGCTCGACGCCGGTATCGGCCGCCTCGACGCCGTCCTCTACACCCACGCCCATGCCGACCACGTCCACGGCCTCGATGACCTGCGCATGATCGTCTTCAACATGCGCGCCCGCTTGCCCGTCTACGCCGATGGCCCCACCACAAACGATCTGCTCAACCGTTTCGGTTACGCCTTCGTGCAGCCCCCCGGCTCGGCTTACCCACCGATCCTCGACATCAATTCCATCGATGGCGATGTCACAATCGACGGCCCCGGCGGGCCCATCACCTTCACACCCTTCGAAGTCACCCACGGCAATATCGACGCCCTCGGCTTCCGCATCGGCAAAGTCGCCTACCTCCCCGATGTCTCCGACATCCCCGACACAATCTGGCCCGCGCTCGAAGGCCTCGACGTCTGGATCCTCGACGCACTCCGCCGCGATCCGCATCCTTCCCACAGCCATCTGGCCAACTCGCTGGAATGGATCGCCCGCGCCGCGCCCAAACGCGCCGTGCTCACCAACATGCACATCGACTTGGACTACGAGACCGTGCTCGCCGAGACACCGGACAACGTCGAACCCGCTTATGACGGGATGCAGATTGAAGTCGCGGGCTAA